Within the Hermetia illucens chromosome 6, iHerIll2.2.curated.20191125, whole genome shotgun sequence genome, the region ACCAAGCTTATATATTCATATCCTGAATTTTACTTTACGGTCCGGAAATTAATCAATAAATTTTAAGGTTCTGACTTGAATTTCTAAGAactctataaaaatatataaaattcccTGATTCCGATAACTGACTGTTTTTCAAGACGGATCATAAATGGTGTTATCTTTCCATCCGGTCCACTTAAAACAAGCCAATAAGTATCGAAATTACCTAGCCCCGGTATTTGATCCGACTGTCTCTCTTATCAATTGAGTGATAATAGGCCGCTAgtgttttctttgaaatttaattcaTATTTAATCGGAAATCAATAATTGCATTTAGATTTACTGATCTGACTTCAACCTTCGTGGGCAACACTCTGATAAAATTCTCTTGAGTCACTGAGTTTACAAAGATTAAGAGGAAACACTTTGTTATCGATGTTGTTCCTGATACAAGAGTTGAAGTTGTGATAAACCCCTTCGTCAACTTTTCTTATAAAAGCGAAATCCACTCGACTTGCTTTATATTGCCGACAAGTGTAGTCATGGAAGTCTCTAGTGTGATATTCGCCGCTTTTCTTATATCCATCGTCGGTGCCAGTAGTATTCCTATTCAGTCGCGAATTCAAAGTGGTTATCTTGTAAGAAGTGCCCATGACTTCCCCTACTTTGTTCACATAATCGTAACCTTCAAAGCGGGTTCAACACAACAATGTGCTGGCACAGTTATTACCGATCGGTGGGTCCTCACTTCTTATAGCTGTACCAACAACGCAGCAAAAATCAAGCTTTACTTCGGAATATACCAGCTAAATGCAACAGTCACTGCAACACAGATGGAAGTCGGCCCCGAAGCGGTGGTGCCTTATCCAACCAAAGTAGATGATATCTCGCTCATCCTGCTTccaacttttctatttttcggCGACACAATACAGGCTATTAAGATAACTCAATCGACAGTCCCGGTCGACACGTTTTTGGTGGCTGCAGGGTTCCAAACTGGTCAAAATCTCCTAAAGTATGGCTTCTTCAATCGTCGTGACCCTAGTGTTTGCCGATCTTCATACTCAAACTTCGATGAGTTTAAGCAGATTTGCGCTACAGGATATACGAATCCGTACCAACGACCTTGCAAAGGGCATGAAGGCAGTGGTCTCGTTAGGAATTGGCCTGAAACACCTTACCTGGTTGGAATATTTTCGTCACCAAGTAGTTGTTCAGGTACTAGCCCAGCCGTATATGTGAACGTGATAAAATATATACCTTGGATAGAAAGTGAACTGAATAATACACCACCACCTGTACCTACTACAACAGCAGCGAATGTAGCTCGAAAACTACCTTAAGTATTGGAATTTAATAGTAATCTTTAATCTCCtaataaatttgataaaataaagttgTCATGAAAACTAACTACAGCCAGGCAATTTAGCTTTTTTCGACCCCTTTGTAGATGACAAGAACTATGACAATATATGGTTTAATTTAACTAACAGATAGTCCGACCGGGTAAAGTGCCAGACCTCTGTGCACCTAAAAAGGATGTCATGAACCCATGAAATGAACGGAAAGGAAGGCACGATTGAACCGAGCTTGAACCATCAGAGTCCAACATGGCAGTATGTGGCAgaggggaagggggggggggggttgccaGGGTAGAGCGACAGAGAAACCAAAAGGATGTTCTAGCTAAAGAGATCTGGTAAGGGCAATGCTGAAGGCTTCGCCAGCCAAGTAAGAACTTTTCCagacgaggtcgtttcaaaaagGAAATCAGTCTAATCTAAGGATGACGTATAGACGTCGACCATAAAACCATCAATAGATGTAGCCTATCATTAGGTAGGTTGTCTGACAGCTAAGGGATCTTTTGGAACAGATATTTCAAGTGCATCATTCAAGGGCACTGGTTAACCCAATTCTTTCTGTAATGTTTCGCTAACTCGTAATGTGACTTCCAACGTCAGTGAACACTACTCCCCTAGTGGGAACCTGACAGTCATCTTTTATCTGAAAAACAGGTACTGTGGGTCTGTATGCCCAAAAATTGAAGAAGTCGTTAAACTGATTTACGAACGCTGTGGATGGAGAAATATTTATTACTTTGGATTACGACTCGATTACAAGTGTATTACGACCGTCATCTACTCGAAGGAGTGCATTACGATGGCATGCGAACATCCCCTAGCAATTGGAATTGTGAATTATCTGACCCTCAGTGGGGATGTCATCGTGCTAGACATGAATCCCCGAAAGCAGTAGATCCCTGATTTACCAGACCTGCAGGCAACTCTGCGCAGAGATTGATGTTGACTCATAGCTCGATTTCCTCGTAAAGTTTAATCAGGGACTGCCTCCTCAGAAGAACAGCCTAAAGAAATCCAAGATGTCTCCAGAAAAATCATTCTTTTGCAGGAACTTGATTGCACGACTAATCATCATTTTGTATTTGCTTCCGAACTACACTTTGTACTTTTTCGATTCGATGCCATAACCGAGAAAAAAGTCGTTTCTTCTGCAACGTTGATTCAGTTTTCCTCGTTCATCCATCCTAACACTTTAAAATTTTATACGCCAGATGCAGGTCTGATGAGGGGGGTGGGGCGGAAATAGGGGGTATCATGCTAGCCGCGTCCTAGTCCTATCTAGTTACGCCCCCAAGACTGGGCACCGCCCTGCCCACAGTGTGTGCATCGCTTTCACCAGACGTGTCACGATCCTTGCACCAAACACAGTTCTCTTTTTTATTGCAAATCTTCGCTTGGTAACAGATTGGAGACGGGTGTCCACGGTCCAGCCACCTGTAACACTTGGTGAGGGCTACTGGTATTCATACCCTGATTTTCCCGTCGTTAAGGAGGTTCCTCGTGTATTGCTCGGTAACTTCCACCACATCGATTTTTTGGCGTTAAGCATTGACAAATGATACCTATccgagcattggttacctctggatattcaTTCTGGTCTTTTTCTAACAGTGTGGCGTGTTATTCCCTTGTGTCCTTCTTTGCCTTGTTTCTTGGGCCCTGGAGACTACTTGGAAAAAATTTCTTTCAGACGCGTGTTCCTCCTTCCGCTTTTTCCGCAGCTCCCTTTCCAGTATTTTGTATGCGGTTCGTTTAGCGCTTACAGTATATTCCCACCAGAAAATGTGGCTGCTCCTGCTCTTCACGTGTCTTCCGCTGCAGCCCATGTTCACCTGTAGAAAGAAATGCAGGCCAGTAGTTCCTTCAGTTGCATCAGCTCGCATGAGCTTCAGTAATGTCGTTAGAACATTCGACTGTGCTTCCATCCGACTCCTGTCCGGATTCACTTGCTTGGGTCCAGGGattttatcttaatttttttttctaaaagagGAATACTGCAGAGGACTACAGTTGCCGTCTCCGCAGCTTTGCGAGGCTTCCTCTTCAATTGGCCGTCCCGGTGTTTCAGTCTTCTCTGCCTTTATTGCTGGGGGTTACGATGAGAGACCCATTTTCGTGCTGCTCACTTCCTCCTTCCCTCGTATTTCTCGACTTTCTCAAATTTTCGTTGTCCTCGATGAAAATTTGACCAGCGTATCTTGCGCAAGGAAGCGGGCTGCCGAGAGACGATGCCTAAGGGTAAAAAGCGCGTACTAATCTTGCACTTCACGTTAACAAAGGAAGGAAAGACTCACAAACCCGCAGATctgtattttttttgcaaagccCTTTAGGACCCTCCTTTGCATACGCTGGGTCATGTCACCAGCAATTTCATCGAAGAGAAGCGCTTCAGCCTTTTCAGGGTTTTTTGTTGAATGTCTTCTAATGCTTTGCTTTTGGAGGAAGTGTCACCTACATTTCCCAGTTTAATTCACTCCTGACCATTTGGTGCTTGCTTCCTCGAGGCTTGTGTACACATTAACTCTTTCTTATAAGCAAACGTGTCGGTcatcttaagacacggattgattttctgacgacaatcagagcctcgctggAAGAAGCCCAACAGTACCAGTTTATATTGAGTGTGGGCTCAGCCCTTGTACTTGTGGATGCAAGTCCTACCTAAAGCCTCTTCCGAACTAAGCAGCATggtacccgagttgtacaacgTAAATCCACGCCTGAGCCCCGAAGGACTCTTGCCGTGATGTGTACGTAACCCCAATGAAATTTGCattaaggggccaaccgcaaataactgggccGAGAAAACATGTCCCAGGAATTCCCCTAAGATATGTGAACGGGAAGGGTTATCCCAGATCTCAtattaccagataacctctggtgacgCTTCGTGGCCGACGCCATTTCAGCAAGTCTAGTGGATCCTTGATCACTTGGTGTTGAATCAGTCCACAGGGTTACTGCCCATCTATTTTCTTGCCAGCACCTGTATaagtcaatcctcatgtatttcttggaggcttgggttcttagcaaaaaaaaaattgcaaactcttatcCACATTCAAGGAGAGAATCTTTCGAGCAATTTTTCGTTTCCACAAGAGCATGGACGGAtagtagaagaaaaagaaaatgtagcAGACACTGCCTAAGGTCGCCCGGTAGATGCTACGTGTACCAAATTGATGGACCTCTGCCTGGAGTTCCTAGATCGATGACCGGTTGTTGACCCTTTTACAAATGAGTGATCTCTGTGTGGAGGAttcttagaatttttttttgggcctaAATTGCAtgatcttattttctttcaataaGTTTTTGTCGGAGTTTGgacattttttgaagaaaaactaAATCTTGAAGGTGAAGGATTCCTCTTTCAGTAAATCTGTAATGCTATTTTACCGTGTACGTCTCCTCCATTTTCCTGGTATTACCTTATGTCTGACATATTACACCAGAATAAAATAATGATCCATTTGCACAGTAAAACCCTCGGAACCGCAACCCATATCCTTAATTCGGTATCACCAATACGAGGATACGAACTTTCTAAGCAAATTAGAAAAGGAAGTGTTGAAAGTCCAACCACTTTATCAAGCGCTACATGCATATTTGCGGACAATAATGCGGTTCCTATTTGAGAGCAATTCAATCCAGCCCAGGTCCTCTCTACCCATTCATTTACTTCCTTATGTAATTCGTCATATTGAAGTAAAGAATCCTTTTACCAACGAAATCAACGCTGCTTTCCGAGACTTCGATCTGGCaggaatgaaaagaaaaagaatcctGGGAACATTTTTAACTGATTTGGAAGGTGAAGTTGAAAGGTGAGTCATTTCGAATGTCCTGAGACTTCACAAGACTAATAAACTTAAATTAATTTATCCTTTTTTCCAGATTACTCTCGGATAAAACCACGCAGACTAAAGACTGTTTGGTGGATCAATATTCCACCAAAGAGCGGGAAACATACTCACAATTATATAAGGACCTTTTCCGCAAGCAATATGAAAAACTTACATCTTCACGGCCTATCGGAATCAACCAGGAGCCGTGTCCTGGATTTAACGATGCCATCTTCAAAGCAATCGGTTTGGCTATAATGAGCCCTCATCATCTTCGCAATGTAGGCGTGATTAAAGACTATAATTACAGTGATGGCATGAGGTACTACCATTTATTGGAACATGTAAGTTGACAGTAGAAAATTAAGGACGAAAAAGGAATATCCTAGAAATAGTGCGTAAAGTCTAAGGAGAAGGTATCAGCGAACTTTAAGAGTGACACCTGCTAATGGTTAGAAACGAAAAGATCAAGCCTGTTGCAGTGTAAATTGTGGCCCTTTCCCGGTTAGCCTGCAGGACTCATGGATTACATCTGACCAGCAGGATTCCATGAGGCTTGCAGACCAAAATATCGAAGCTAAAATCACACCGGAATTGCATGTGAAATAGTTTCGATTTCTCGTTATTTACATTGACTTAtcctttcatttatttattttaataataattccaGGCGGTACCCGACATGTTTGACCTGCTTACACACTTTGtcaatgaaaaattcatatcaAGCATCCTCGACAACGAGATCACATCCGACGATTATACTTGCAAATATTGGAAAGTCATGAATAAATTTACAGGAGTGAAATCGGGGATTGATATTGAAAATACCTCGGTTCCCTTGCTCTACTCCTCGCATAGCTGTCTCTGGGACATGCAATTCTCTATGAAGTAAAATTTAAAGCCCGTTGATGCGGAGAAACGATTTAATGAAGTTACCAAATTTCCATTGTAGAAGGGTGTTCAGTGAAATTGTCGGATTTCAAATTTACAAAGGATTATGCCTGAAAGCAAATAGTACGGACCCATGGCAGGATTGCGATTTCATGGACAATGAGGAGGCAGTTGGTGTGTTGAGGTGAGCAAATTTTGAAAGTGGATTCGTTATCTGTAATTTACACCTTATTGCATTTTAGGGAGGCTCTGAGCCTCGGTGCAGCAAAATCATGGAAATATGCCTTGAAATTACTCACGGGGCAGgaggatattgatattcatcCGTTTTTGGAATATTATCAGCCGTTAATGATACTAATAGaagacaagaacaaagagagtgGCGCTACTGTGGGATGGAGTGAAGATATTGAAGATTGTTGATTATTGCAAAACATCTTGTACCTTATTCTAGATATTCATTGATTCCTTCCTTCCCACGTGTTAAGCCTAAGATCCTCCGGTTGTTTATACATGCTGTCCCTACCGTGCCTAATAAAAGTGTAGAGTTCCCTTTATTACCCCTAGTTCCcctagaaaaattattttttacctCGGATATAACTTACCTCACGACGCAAATTTTCAGCTCCCAGAAAAACCTTACTTTCTCGCTATTCTAGTGTAGATAGATAGCCCTAGATAGTAAGAGCTCTTAACGAGTATCTGTTATCTGGTACTGAAAAAGCtccaaattgaaaaatatattgcAAACTGCTTTCCGCTTTGTCATAAGACAACCCTCTAAAGAGGCAGGGATGGAAAATCTATTGTCCTTTTAATCTCagcaataataatttatttatcgaATCGATATCGATTGGAATTCAGCTGCATAATATCCTCTGTGCAGCTGCTGCTTATGGGATATGCCCTTTGAGATGTTTACATAGTAGAGATTTCGTAAGAGTTGAGTTAACCCTTAACACATGCATAATTTTGAATGCCCCTGTTCTAGAAGGATCCTggagatatttttcagattttgcagaTTGATGTAATAAAgatataaacattttttagaTATTCAACGTAGAACTTCGAAATTTTAATCCTGGAAACGTCCAAATCACACCCTCTTCAAGTTAAGGAGGAGACTCTCCTTCCTCCTTACGGAGATGGCcatcgagcatctcctggaaAGCAGAAGTGGAAAGAGGTGATTCATCCCCTGCTTCAATTCCTCCCAGGTTTTCTTGGATTCTACCTGATACCATGCGTGACCAATTTTCCAGGTGCCTTCTCGGTTCGGCGTTCCGGTAAGACCATTTACGCTTgtgatccgcatggataagaacATGCCCGTCCAATCCTTGCGCCTTTAATGATGTttatcaaggaggagaaacCCCAGGTAAACAGGCTATCTTTTCTGTACCGCATAAATGGAGAGTGCCTcgaggcactggaaaaagcGGATTAAAAAGGGAGGTTGCGAGTCAAAAACGTAAAAATGCAAATATTCCACTCCTCGAAATTGCGCAATGACCTGGAcacaatcgacgccgccaacgagctgttggccGAGATGACGAACTCCTTTCACAAGCAGATtatgcagataaatctgcagtgcTCGAAGTACGCCTCAGCTAATTCGCTGGTCTTCCTCCTACAGGAGGATATTAACATCccactaatacaggagctctTAATAGGAGGAGGCCAAACCACCAAAAGCCTCCAAAacaaataatataatttatttcataGCGCAAGAGACACTGACCAGTGCAGACCTAGAGTATGTATTCTCGCCCGAAAAAGCCTGCACCgttttctgtgtccggaactGAGTTCCAACGACCCAACCGCGGTTAAACTGGTGTAGGCTGGAGCGGAAGACGTATATATTTCTCCGGTTTACGAGGCTCACGACCTATCAGTTCTGCTGGAAAAACTTCAATATTTGACGTGCCAACCTGTTGACAGGCTGCGATGCCCATGCAAGTTATACGCTTGGgatagctcggaaatcaacggagGAGGCGAGtctctctttgattttattatcatcagaaatctatcggtgtgcaaTAGGGATAGTACCCCAACCTTCCATTTTGCCAGCTTGATAAATTGTGACGGTTGAGAGTAGCTCCTTGATATCCTCCTTCGAACTGAAAATGGAACTTTTAGGGTAGTGAACTAGAAAGTATTTGACCAGAGATCCTcatcagatcacagttggatacttttcattcGAGATCTCGCTACAAAAGTCTCCAACTTGTTTAAAGATTGGCAACCATTCAAGGACTGCCTGACGAAGTacaagactgccaagaggcggtcctTGTTGGATTATTCTCACATAggacataggagcccatcctggacggaatctccTGATGAAACCTAGAAACTGCCTTGCTTGAAGGGTATGCAGCCCCACTCGTCTGAAGCTGGCAATCACCCAATCGGCTGGCCTATAAACAGTTGTTCCATATCCAAATCTTCgtgcccagatggcataatgccagttatgctacagaagcaaGGAGAAAgcgttgtgccgtggcttataGAGGTTTACCAGAGTGGTATCTCTTTGGGGTACGTACCACACTTTTGGGGACATGCACCTGTGGTTTTCATACTGGGAGCGAGCAGACACGACTATGAATGTGCGagggactttcgaccaatcatcCACCATCCTTTTGTATTGAAGGCCTTAAAGCGCgtcctggatatccacttaGGGACAAGTATTGATAGAACGGTCTTCTCCAAGtctcagcacgcctacctcaaagaTGAATACACAAAAACTGCTCTTTACAAGACAATTGGGGTCTCCGGGCGAAGATGGTTCAATTTCTGTGTTTCGCTGACAATTGTTGAGGGCAGAATATACTCGCACTACTACCGATGTCAAAGGTTCACCACTTATGCCAAGTAAAGGAGGATTTGTCAGCCTATGTGCTCAGACCCattcaaatgcatacaagattgcgACGGTCTACACTTGGCACTGGCCTAACTGGGGCCATGCTGCCAGACTCGGGATACCCTACAAtccgcattgccgaagttgcggagaagagGAGGAAACGCTCAGGCACTTCATTTGCGATTTCCCAGCTCTAGCTGGAGCCAGGCTAAGATCCCTAGTTGTAGAGGGAGAGAGTTGCTTTtgttcgtgaatgctacgggctggctctgaaaatctgagtTGGCTGGGCTCTGTTCCCTTGCTTTTACCACAGCAGTCTTGATCGCTAATTGGACGTGCAGATTCCAAAAGAGATGACGAATGGGTCACCCCAGGAGCACATGGCGAAGAACAGTACACGAGGAGCGCAAGcgcctcgggaagtcctggagggagctgaatgCACTTCGGGAAATCATGAACGAAGGGGGagaatggcaatcatatatatatGTCACAATTCCTGACAGAATATGAATATTGAATAACCGAATCAAACACGAAGCTAAATGTCTTTATCTCATGCCCGCTTAAATCGTTACTTGTTCCTCGCCACTTAAGTTTAAATCGCATGGACTAACATCATCCCTATCATGTCTCTTTCGGCGTAATATTTTTTCCCGATACTAACCTAGATAACCCCATCATAACCACAGAAGCTTATATCTCCTCGATATCTACTTGAGGGTTAAATGTAGATAAGGACCCAGCATCCGTAGTCCCGAGCTTGGtgaaaatattgatgaaaaAGGAACATGTGAACTGCAGGGCACGCGAGAATAAACCATGAAGTAAACAGAATATGATGGCATCATAAAAATTCATTCTTTTGTGAATGAATTGGGTTAAGGCTAGCATCTATTATGGTCATTGTTACAGCTTTATGAGGATATGAAAATTTCACGCCGTATTCTGTATTCTGTATCACATCCATTCGGCTGAAAGTGGCTTCATCAAACTGCAGCGATGGATAGAGTAATTGCATATTATGAGCTCATTTCGTAGATGGTAATGTGAAGAGTTACTCGTGAAACGTGGTAGCGATGAAAAAACAACCCTGGCTTCTCGGAGTACCTTGATGCGGGTGGAAGCCCATAATATTCTAAACACTTTCCTTAAGTTCCTCTCAATATTCTGTCCATTTTCTCGAAGGTATGCTAATTCCACTTCTCTAAGTAAATGAAATTGTGCTGTGAACGTAACCAGAATAAAGCCCAAACATCACGTAAACCTTTAAGCATGATCTTATCACTTCTTGCAACAAGTACAGTAGGTCGCCTCCTACGTAGATTCCAGCCAGATACTTctacctttgattttttcattaaattaactTTCGTGAGATACTACGAAAGTTCTAAATTAATATTTCATATGTTCGAAGTACTTTCACCCGGTAATATTATACCCAAACAGCCGCCACGGTGGCCAGCAGCATCGCAATGGTGGTGGCTATCTTTAATTCATCTTATTGCGCGTTAGTGAAACGGAAAATTTCATTCTTTTGCCGGGATTTTCTAATGCCCCTCCTTCGTCCCTTTGTAAGAACTCCTCGGTCAGATGCGAACCGTACGACTTGCTCACTTGATGCTGGTAGGTACCATTAAATTTTTATCTtgcaatttcctcttctacatTGAGAAAAAGGACTTGAAAAGATATGTCCTAATGGAAGAGATAGTATCTTTACGGGAGCCGAGGAAGGAGAATCGTTTCATTCTTTCAAGTTATCCGGATTTGGGGTTCATAATGCAATTTAGCACGCTCGCAGGGTGATGAGATAGTGGCTCTGCAAAGGGGAGTTTACCTCCCACTTGTCGTGGAAGGTACCTTGTTGCAGGACGAAACCTTATTGTTCATTCATAGGAGGAATATTGTGGTGGATATGGAGTTCGATAGTTTTGATTTAATCTGGAAAGAGCCATGAAAATGAATCTTGCAAGAAGAGATCGCCGGTTAAACATATAACCTAGTTGAGCAGAAAAATGTCAATAGACGGACTATTTTTCCAGCAATCGAGATATATCGTTTAGTCCTCGCTAGAAGGACAGATACACATACTACTACTCGCTACACTCACTTGGAATACCATAATATCTGGTTGCTTGAAATAATAGTCTACAGCTTTTTGGACCCATTCCAAGGCATGTCTCCTAACCCATAAAGAAGCAAGAACTAGCCGCCGTCCACTTGAAGAACATGACCCAAAGCCCACTTCGTCCTTACCTGAAACAACAACCGTACCTAATACGTTCTATGACCGTCAAGGGTTATGAAATCggcattttaattattattttcattacgGTCTCCACCAGGCCCAACATTTCTATCCACGAATTTTATCTGGTTGTatggaaattttatttacatgACCAACAGTTCAAGGACTCTAAGTATAGCTGAGCCATGTACTTTATTTTAGTGCCTGTACCTTCGCATGTATGTACATTTCGTCCTGAAACTAGGAAATAAAATAGCTAGTCTGATGTCCTTTTCGGCCACAGGAGGAAATGATCTGGAAAGGAGTTTACTGTGGCATAAAAAACAGACTGGACTGCTCGTGCGTACACCGGCTCGGGGGCTGCACATACAATGTGTTCGTTCCTCATTCAAATTACTGTATACGCTTTTAAAATCACGCGTGTTCATAATCTGTAATGTGTTCCCCCGTTTAATATGGAAAGCTCTCGTCAGAGGTTGTACGTCAATCTGCGACAATACAAACGGAATTTACGACATTTTTTTTATGATGACTTTGGTGTTGTTGGCTAAGCTGTTAGTGGTGGTCCGTGTAATTGCAGGGACTTTTTATAGTGTTGCCTGCAAAAGCATACTttctaataattaaaaaaaaaatagaaataataacGCGACCTTTGCGAACCCAGAGAAGGGTAGTTCCGTAGGTTGCTGGTCTAGCTCCGTCGAACAAAGAGAAAACAattcggaaaccggaagttcggccCTTTGAAAATTAACGATCTAGGGTCTCaggttacagtaaatttacgcgAGAGAGTCAATCTAAACCAACTACAATTTCGCTTATAAAagtatgatttccaccaaacttttcagtattattCTCTCTCTGTGTTATGCCTCAATGATTTGATATAAGTCGATCCTTCttttgtggtcataaaatccATATTAGCCTGATTCGAGTTCTTGGCCTCGTCCTGGACGGGAATCATATATCTGGCTTATTGCGGAAACATGAAAAAGGATGGCCGCTTCAGCTATATTCGTCCGTCTCGGGCGTGCCCGAGAACACATAATATATTCTGTGTTCTCGGCTATAGCGGCGCATTCTGAATAGCAAGTATTTTCTGCATCCGCCGTGCTCCGCAGGGAACTGTTTTAAAtcgtaattcaattctccgggTTTTCGCTCGACCCATTTTTCCgaacacgggatcagtgtatgcatttagtggccttttccggaATTAATCCATCGTTGTGGCCATCTCCTGAACAACTCCTTTCTAGTATTTTTTCGGAAGTCCGCAGTCATATTGGCGGATTCGTCCTTTTTCTTTGCAAGAGGTAGTGTGCGTCATCCGTTAGAAAATTCGGATTTTGATAGTATGTcttttcctacgattggtaataaggacctcatccgtcttttcgtccaagA harbors:
- the LOC119659819 gene encoding angiotensin-converting enzyme-like — its product is MSTSVWIVVLILISKYNAAATNTSLPEEQEGYKGDEDYDEQGLSDYELLLELQREIQRLPLKSLRNQQEIFQLRNRLFKPTEEIASKMASLSLKAIDNEVLKRQLLNVKNSILLLNETVMNKFQNISSSISAIQRQNTICMYKNKTDCSLAYVPHVQDILRENDEQDALTYYWQAWNGNHSEHIRHLFNEWLEIVRNLLDSYLKPSEPQPISLIRYHQYEDTNFLSKLEKEVLKVQPLYQALHAYLRTIMRFLFESNSIQPRSSLPIHLLPYVIRHIEVKNPFTNEINAAFRDFDLAGMKRKRILGTFLTDLEGEVERLLSDKTTQTKDCLVDQYSTKERETYSQLYKDLFRKQYEKLTSSRPIGINQEPCPGFNDAIFKAIGLAIMSPHHLRNVGVIKDYNYSDGMRYYHLLEHAVPDMFDLLTHFVNEKFISSILDNEITSDDYTCKYWKVMNKFTGVKSGIDIENTSVPLLYSSHSCLWDMQFSMKRVFSEIVGFQIYKGLCLKANSTDPWQDCDFMDNEEAVGVLREALSLGAAKSWKYALKLLTGQEDIDIHPFLEYYQPLMILIEDKNKESGATVGWSEDIEDC